Proteins from a single region of Streptomyces spectabilis:
- a CDS encoding AMP-binding enzyme, translated as MTGRTADNVYSRLLDDFLTSHPALKDAAALGLPGDDDTETVHVVLVPHDPSCVPDLAQLTREVADALGDLYTPASYSIADSLPRTAVGKTDKKALRTSLLTARG; from the coding sequence GTGACGGGCCGCACGGCCGACAATGTCTACTCCCGCCTCCTCGACGACTTCCTCACCTCCCACCCCGCGCTCAAGGACGCCGCCGCCCTCGGACTGCCCGGCGACGACGACACGGAGACCGTGCACGTGGTCCTGGTGCCCCACGACCCTTCCTGTGTCCCGGACCTGGCCCAGCTGACCCGCGAGGTCGCCGACGCACTCGGCGACCTCTACACGCCGGCCTCCTACTCGATAGCCGACTCCCTGCCGCGGACTGCCGTCGGCAAGACCGACAAGAAGGCCCTGCGCACCAGCCTGCTGACCGCCCGCGGGTAG
- a CDS encoding benzaldehyde dehydrogenase: MSLLDPALWSGKINIDGWREASGGKTAVVNPSTGDTLEHIGSADASDIAHAASRAAEVQRAWAATAHTERAAILRRAGDLFAQAAPEIQDWLIRESGSTRARAVFETDQAVQECYEAAVLCSHPIGQVMPSAEPRLSMTRRMPAGVVGVISPFNVPLILAIRSVAPALALGNTVVLKPDPRTAVSGGVTIMRIFEEAGLPQGVLTMLPGSGAAGAALVDDPHVRVISFTGSTGAGRKVGEAAARGVKRAHLELGGNNPMIVLPDADLDRAVSTVAWGSFFNQGQVCMATGRILVHADIAEEFTARLAAKAEQLTVGDPAAGDVDLGPLINAHQRDTIHAQVTASIAAGARLLAGGTYDHLFYRPTVLVDVPDDAPAYAEEVFGPVVPVRTFTTLDEAARLAADDAYGLSLAILTRDVMTGLELAERIPSGLVHINDQTINDDALIPFGGVGWSGTGARFGGEANIDAFTETRWITVRASQPVYPM, translated from the coding sequence ATGTCTCTGCTCGACCCTGCCCTGTGGTCCGGAAAGATCAACATCGACGGCTGGCGGGAGGCCTCCGGCGGTAAGACGGCCGTCGTCAACCCCTCCACCGGCGACACCCTGGAACACATCGGATCCGCCGACGCCAGCGACATCGCCCACGCCGCCTCCCGCGCCGCCGAGGTCCAGCGCGCTTGGGCCGCCACCGCGCACACCGAGCGCGCCGCCATACTGCGGCGGGCCGGTGACCTGTTCGCCCAGGCCGCGCCTGAGATCCAGGACTGGCTGATCCGCGAGAGCGGCAGCACACGCGCCAGAGCCGTCTTCGAGACGGACCAGGCCGTACAGGAGTGCTACGAGGCGGCCGTGCTGTGCTCGCACCCGATCGGCCAGGTCATGCCCTCGGCCGAGCCGCGGCTGAGCATGACCCGCCGGATGCCCGCCGGAGTCGTCGGTGTCATCTCGCCGTTCAACGTGCCGCTGATCCTGGCGATCCGGTCCGTCGCCCCGGCCCTGGCGCTCGGCAACACCGTCGTCCTCAAGCCGGACCCGCGCACCGCGGTGAGCGGCGGCGTCACCATCATGCGGATCTTCGAGGAGGCGGGCCTGCCGCAGGGCGTGCTCACCATGCTTCCCGGCAGCGGTGCGGCCGGTGCCGCGCTGGTCGACGACCCGCACGTGCGCGTCATCTCCTTCACCGGATCCACCGGAGCGGGCCGCAAGGTCGGCGAGGCGGCGGCCCGCGGCGTCAAGCGCGCCCACCTCGAACTGGGCGGCAACAACCCGATGATCGTGCTCCCCGACGCCGACCTGGACCGCGCGGTTTCCACGGTCGCCTGGGGTTCCTTCTTCAACCAGGGCCAGGTCTGCATGGCCACCGGCCGCATCCTCGTCCACGCCGACATCGCCGAGGAGTTCACCGCGCGCCTGGCCGCCAAGGCCGAGCAGCTCACCGTCGGCGACCCCGCCGCCGGTGACGTCGACCTCGGCCCCCTCATCAACGCCCACCAGCGCGACACCATCCACGCCCAGGTCACCGCCAGCATCGCCGCCGGCGCCCGGCTGCTGGCCGGCGGCACCTACGACCACCTCTTCTACCGCCCCACCGTCCTCGTCGACGTGCCCGATGACGCGCCCGCCTACGCGGAGGAGGTCTTCGGCCCCGTCGTGCCCGTGCGGACGTTCACCACCCTGGACGAGGCTGCGCGGCTGGCGGCCGACGACGCCTACGGCCTCTCGCTGGCCATCCTCACCCGTGACGTCATGACCGGCCTGGAGCTGGCCGAGCGCATCCCCAGCGGCCTGGTGCACATCAACGACCAGACCATCAACGACGACGCCCTCATCCCCTTCGGCGGCGTCGGCTGGTCGGGCACCGGCGCCCGCTTCGGCGGTGAGGCCAACATCGACGCCTTCACCGAGACCCGCTGGATCACCGTCCGCGCCTCCCAGCCGGTCTACCCGATGTGA
- a CDS encoding OsmC family protein — protein MPAPHTPAQQQSTSAQDPAEAGLVVVSENGFGPYGQQVRAGHHRLAVDEPEPLGTDSGPGPYDLLLASLGACVSMFIRAYAARKGWSLEKVTVSLRHRRVRAGDSGNRTVSQITQEIRLDGPLDAGQRRRLMKTAENCPVHRTLTEGALINTTPNPAHP, from the coding sequence ATGCCCGCACCTCACACCCCCGCCCAGCAGCAGAGCACCTCAGCGCAAGACCCAGCAGAGGCCGGGCTCGTCGTGGTCAGCGAGAACGGGTTCGGCCCCTACGGCCAGCAGGTGAGAGCCGGTCACCATCGCCTGGCCGTCGACGAACCGGAGCCGCTGGGCACGGACAGCGGTCCGGGCCCCTACGACCTGCTGCTGGCCTCCCTGGGCGCCTGCGTCTCCATGTTCATTCGTGCATACGCCGCCCGCAAGGGCTGGTCCCTGGAGAAGGTCACCGTCTCGCTGCGACACCGGCGCGTCCGCGCGGGCGACAGCGGGAACCGCACGGTCTCCCAGATCACCCAGGAGATCCGTCTCGACGGGCCACTCGACGCCGGCCAGCGCCGACGGCTGATGAAGACTGCCGAGAACTGCCCGGTGCACCGCACCCTCACCGAGGGCGCGCTCATCAACACCACTCCGAACCCGGCACACCCGTGA
- a CDS encoding MFS transporter → MVITALLATTFLVKACGFAYDFLGYSISAAHGTTAAGAALTLFGVGWCVGQLASGAMTDRLGARSACTIGLLLAAAVCAGLTVASGLNTLMLLAFCLGCTMDVHRPAVSAQINERLTNDGARTRAQGWVYWVSNVGISLSGGVGGFVAQAHGYRFLFALNAVASVAAALLVRRTLTGRRAAPRAEQAHVTYAQIISDARLRWMVAAAIAATTCAYGLISVLPLVMSADGLAPSAYGTAMLANSAAVLLLSPPLTRLLVGRDDRVRYPIGPVLAAGSLILGAAMALAALQHTIVGYATAAVLMVPGEICYSVAAGAFVATAAPAGAIGRYQAALSVAGAIASLTPLAVAGALTAGGRPLVAGLLVASAVLGALACVPLSRTLRTADTADTAEPAGHRPVPY, encoded by the coding sequence GTGGTCATCACCGCCCTCCTGGCAACGACCTTCCTGGTCAAAGCCTGCGGATTCGCCTACGACTTCCTCGGCTACTCCATCAGCGCGGCACACGGCACGACCGCCGCAGGCGCCGCATTGACGCTCTTCGGGGTCGGCTGGTGTGTCGGGCAACTGGCCAGCGGGGCGATGACGGACCGGCTCGGTGCCCGCAGCGCGTGCACGATAGGACTGCTGCTGGCCGCCGCAGTCTGCGCCGGGCTCACCGTGGCCAGCGGCCTCAACACACTGATGCTGCTCGCCTTCTGCCTGGGCTGCACCATGGACGTCCACAGGCCGGCCGTCTCCGCGCAGATCAACGAACGCCTGACGAACGACGGAGCACGCACCCGCGCCCAGGGCTGGGTCTACTGGGTTTCCAACGTGGGCATCTCGCTGAGCGGCGGCGTCGGCGGCTTCGTGGCCCAGGCCCACGGCTACCGCTTCCTGTTCGCCCTCAACGCCGTCGCCAGCGTGGCCGCAGCCCTCCTGGTGCGCCGCACGCTGACCGGCCGGCGCGCGGCGCCCCGGGCCGAACAGGCGCACGTCACCTACGCACAGATCATCTCCGACGCCCGGCTGCGCTGGATGGTGGCGGCAGCCATCGCGGCGACGACCTGCGCCTACGGCCTGATCAGCGTCCTGCCCCTGGTCATGAGCGCGGATGGCCTCGCCCCGTCCGCGTACGGCACCGCCATGCTCGCCAACTCGGCTGCGGTCCTGCTGCTCAGCCCGCCTCTGACCCGCCTCCTAGTGGGCCGCGATGACCGCGTCCGATACCCCATCGGCCCGGTGCTCGCCGCGGGCAGTCTGATCCTCGGTGCCGCCATGGCGCTGGCGGCACTGCAGCACACCATCGTGGGCTACGCCACCGCGGCGGTGCTCATGGTGCCCGGGGAGATCTGTTACAGCGTCGCCGCCGGTGCCTTCGTCGCGACGGCCGCCCCGGCCGGTGCCATCGGCCGTTACCAGGCCGCCCTCAGTGTCGCGGGCGCGATCGCCTCGCTCACCCCGCTGGCCGTCGCCGGTGCCCTCACCGCGGGAGGCCGCCCCCTGGTGGCCGGCCTGCTGGTGGCAAGCGCCGTCCTCGGGGCCCTGGCCTGCGTGCCTCTCTCCCGCACCCTGCGCACAGCAGACACAGCAGACACAGCAGAGCCCGCCGGGCACCGTCCTGTGCCGTACTGA
- a CDS encoding TetR/AcrR family transcriptional regulator, with protein sequence MSSKDEKSVGRAHRPRRTAGTKTRTAAPERTPHPGGRPRDPAIEEAILQATRVRLATDGYTRMTIGDVVADAGVTRPTLYRRWPNKHDLVVDALHYGLQKQREAYPPLDVDSMAPLEAFTEAVRRLDPRYHNQRAMALHGNFMSEAEREPALFEQMREHGNKPRCAELLGTLQRLQEVGAVRTDADLDTVVALCFGSYFGDYLQTGASTPDDHADRVVAVLWPTIRAQEHDE encoded by the coding sequence GTGAGCAGCAAGGACGAGAAGAGCGTCGGTCGCGCCCACCGGCCGCGGCGCACGGCCGGGACGAAGACGCGCACCGCTGCGCCGGAGCGCACACCGCACCCCGGCGGCCGACCGCGGGATCCGGCGATCGAGGAGGCGATCCTGCAGGCCACGCGCGTGCGCCTGGCCACCGACGGGTATACGCGGATGACGATCGGCGACGTGGTGGCGGACGCCGGAGTCACGCGCCCTACCCTGTACCGGCGCTGGCCGAACAAGCACGACCTGGTGGTGGACGCGCTCCACTACGGCCTGCAGAAGCAGCGCGAGGCATACCCTCCCCTGGACGTGGACTCGATGGCGCCCCTGGAGGCGTTCACCGAGGCCGTCCGGCGCCTGGACCCCCGCTACCACAACCAGCGGGCGATGGCGCTGCACGGCAACTTCATGAGCGAGGCCGAGCGCGAACCGGCCCTGTTCGAGCAGATGCGCGAGCACGGCAACAAACCGCGCTGCGCGGAGCTGCTGGGAACCCTCCAGCGGCTGCAGGAGGTCGGCGCGGTGCGCACGGACGCCGACCTCGACACCGTGGTCGCCCTCTGCTTCGGCAGCTACTTCGGCGACTACCTGCAGACGGGAGCGAGCACTCCGGACGACCACGCGGACCGTGTGGTGGCCGTGCTGTGGCCCACCATCAGAGCGCAGGAGCATGACGAGTAG
- a CDS encoding ATP-grasp domain-containing protein, producing the protein MKVAIVDGYSTGATLAKRLAQAGVACIHVRSQPDTSAFLLRSFNPDDYVLDLGFTSDFDDLTRELARLHVSRVLAGTETGVELAEMVASALSLPTNEPALVAARRDKSLMQQAVQAAGLATPHTTVAHSVRAAADWFTASGLDEAVVKPLASAGTDGVTFCGSAEEVDQAATAIFDTVNIFGEPNEAVLVQERLHGTEYCINTVSSGGEHHVAEIWQYTKRLGPSAAPIYDFQEPVDPAGSDGQVLLAYVRAVLDALGIAETPAHTEVMLTSRGPVLIETGARLGGATGPDVVDAHLGPSQTALAVTAVLDPASLQARNTPALGRGPVLRWVDFINHQPGPANSDALTKIAELPSVIAVFPGFAPGQHLAPTSDMLTSPGFAYLAARNRRELIEDYDTLRAWEREGIYTS; encoded by the coding sequence ATGAAGGTAGCGATCGTCGACGGGTATTCCACCGGGGCGACCCTGGCCAAGCGACTTGCCCAAGCGGGCGTCGCATGCATCCACGTGCGAAGCCAGCCGGACACCAGCGCTTTCCTCCTGCGCTCGTTCAACCCTGACGACTACGTCCTCGACCTGGGCTTCACCAGCGACTTCGACGACCTCACGCGGGAGCTCGCGCGCCTGCACGTCTCACGTGTGCTGGCCGGCACCGAAACCGGCGTCGAGCTGGCGGAGATGGTCGCGAGCGCGTTGAGTCTGCCGACCAACGAACCCGCGCTGGTCGCCGCCCGCCGCGACAAGTCCCTTATGCAGCAGGCGGTCCAGGCCGCAGGACTTGCGACCCCGCACACCACCGTCGCCCACTCCGTCCGCGCCGCGGCCGACTGGTTCACCGCATCAGGCTTGGACGAGGCGGTGGTCAAGCCCCTGGCCAGCGCCGGCACCGACGGCGTGACGTTCTGCGGCTCGGCCGAAGAAGTCGACCAGGCCGCCACCGCCATCTTCGACACCGTCAACATCTTCGGCGAGCCCAACGAGGCTGTGCTCGTCCAGGAACGCCTGCACGGAACCGAGTACTGCATCAACACTGTCTCCTCCGGCGGCGAGCACCACGTCGCCGAGATCTGGCAATACACCAAACGTCTTGGCCCGTCGGCCGCACCCATCTACGACTTCCAGGAGCCGGTCGACCCCGCCGGCAGCGACGGGCAAGTGCTCCTTGCCTACGTCCGTGCCGTACTGGACGCGCTCGGTATCGCCGAGACGCCCGCACACACCGAAGTCATGCTCACCTCCCGGGGACCTGTGCTCATCGAGACCGGGGCGCGCCTGGGCGGAGCCACCGGGCCCGATGTGGTGGACGCCCACCTCGGCCCCTCCCAAACCGCCCTGGCCGTCACCGCCGTGCTCGACCCCGCCTCACTGCAAGCCCGCAACACCCCCGCCCTGGGCCGAGGTCCGGTGCTGCGGTGGGTCGACTTCATCAACCACCAGCCCGGCCCCGCCAACTCCGACGCCCTCACCAAGATCGCGGAACTCCCCAGCGTCATCGCCGTCTTTCCCGGCTTCGCCCCGGGCCAGCACCTCGCCCCCACCAGCGACATGCTGACCTCGCCCGGGTTCGCCTACCTCGCGGCCCGCAATCGCCGAGAGCTGATCGAGGACTACGACACCCTGCGCGCCTGGGAGCGCGAAGGCATCTACACCAGCTGA
- a CDS encoding NADPH-dependent FMN reductase — protein sequence MTSDLTFLALSGSLRSSSHNTGLLRAVQNLAPHGVAIDLYQGLGRLPFFNEDLEEGPEPAAVADLRRRVREADGVIIATPEYNSAIPGVLMNALDWLSRPTGQHALRHKPVAVLGASPSQFGTARGQLVLRQILHRIQAPVVAHPEVTVFQSHRRFDADGTFSGDDITESLLRALLAELVTLTDLHAPADAI from the coding sequence GTGACGTCCGACCTGACCTTCCTCGCGCTCTCCGGCAGCCTGCGCAGTTCCTCCCACAACACCGGCCTGCTGCGCGCCGTGCAGAACCTCGCCCCCCACGGCGTGGCCATCGACCTCTACCAGGGGCTGGGGCGGCTTCCCTTCTTCAACGAGGACCTCGAGGAGGGGCCCGAACCCGCCGCCGTCGCCGACCTGCGCCGCCGCGTGAGGGAAGCTGACGGCGTCATCATCGCCACCCCCGAGTACAACTCCGCCATCCCCGGCGTGCTGATGAACGCCCTCGACTGGCTCTCGCGCCCCACCGGCCAGCACGCCCTGCGCCACAAGCCCGTGGCCGTCCTGGGCGCCTCACCGTCGCAGTTCGGCACCGCCCGCGGCCAGCTCGTCCTGCGCCAGATCCTGCACCGCATCCAGGCCCCCGTCGTAGCCCACCCGGAGGTCACCGTCTTCCAGTCCCACCGGCGCTTCGACGCCGACGGCACCTTCAGCGGTGACGACATCACCGAGAGCCTGCTGCGCGCGCTGCTGGCCGAACTGGTCACCCTGACCGACCTCCACGCCCCGGCCGATGCCATCTGA
- a CDS encoding alpha/beta fold hydrolase: MSTEKHTARAASIAGTATAARVTSLASLASAPAVAPDQEAAARPTVVLVHGAFADASGWMETAARLRHQGFGVEAVANPLRGLDYDTAYLKGMLQGIEGAKILVGHSYGGAVITNAAADVPGVKALVYVAAFAPDEGETLGGLLEQHPDPGVPPLPQRAVQFTRPDGSTGTEVMLDPAEFADAFAADVPAKTAALMAASQRPIAVEAFGQPARQAAWKTIPSWALVATKDHAIAPSLERFMAKRADARITEVNSSHAVMVSHPNVVSDVINRAYHATR; this comes from the coding sequence ATGAGCACTGAAAAGCACACGGCCCGCGCTGCGTCCATCGCCGGTACGGCCACGGCGGCGCGCGTCACCTCTCTGGCCTCCCTGGCGTCGGCGCCCGCAGTGGCGCCGGACCAGGAGGCGGCGGCCAGGCCGACCGTGGTGCTGGTCCACGGGGCCTTCGCTGATGCCTCCGGCTGGATGGAGACCGCCGCCCGGCTGCGGCACCAGGGCTTCGGGGTTGAGGCGGTGGCCAACCCGCTGCGGGGCCTGGACTATGACACGGCGTATCTGAAGGGCATGCTCCAGGGCATCGAGGGTGCGAAGATCCTGGTCGGCCACTCCTATGGCGGCGCTGTGATCACCAACGCGGCGGCCGACGTCCCCGGCGTGAAGGCGCTGGTCTACGTCGCCGCCTTCGCTCCGGACGAGGGCGAGACGCTGGGCGGACTCCTTGAGCAGCACCCGGACCCGGGCGTCCCGCCGCTGCCGCAGCGGGCCGTGCAGTTCACCCGGCCCGACGGCAGCACCGGCACCGAAGTCATGCTCGACCCGGCCGAGTTCGCCGACGCGTTCGCCGCCGATGTGCCTGCGAAGACCGCGGCCCTGATGGCCGCCTCCCAGCGCCCCATCGCGGTGGAGGCTTTCGGCCAGCCCGCCCGGCAGGCCGCCTGGAAGACCATCCCGTCCTGGGCGCTGGTGGCCACGAAGGACCATGCCATCGCCCCGAGCCTGGAGCGCTTCATGGCCAAGCGCGCCGACGCCCGCATCACCGAGGTCAACAGCTCCCACGCGGTCATGGTCAGCCACCCCAACGTCGTCAGCGATGTGATCAACCGGGCGTACCACGCCACCCGCTGA
- a CDS encoding alpha/beta fold hydrolase, producing the protein MNTFKRTRAAAVAAAAAAVITAAVPVVHADAGPAKSASTQAKPTVVLVHGAFADASGWEQTASQLRHQGFPVQAVSNPLRGLHYDSAYLTGLLKAVKGPKILVGHSYAGAVITNAATKIPDVKALVYVAAFAPDKGEALGGLLEQHHDPAVPALPQQTFQYTRPDGSTGTDVTLDPKKFTAAFAADVPARTARFMAAAQRPIAAEAFGEPAKNAAWKTIPSWALVAKQDKAIAPSLERFMAKRAGARTTEVNSSHAVMVSHPGTVTEIIKRAYRATR; encoded by the coding sequence ATGAACACCTTTAAGCGCACCCGTGCCGCCGCAGTCGCCGCCGCCGCGGCGGCCGTCATCACCGCCGCCGTGCCCGTGGTGCACGCGGACGCCGGCCCCGCCAAGTCGGCATCGACGCAGGCCAAGCCGACGGTGGTGCTGGTCCACGGCGCGTTCGCCGATGCCTCCGGCTGGGAGCAGACCGCATCCCAGCTGCGCCACCAGGGGTTCCCCGTCCAGGCGGTGTCCAACCCGCTGCGCGGTCTGCACTACGACAGCGCCTACCTCACGGGCCTGCTCAAGGCCGTCAAGGGACCGAAGATCCTGGTCGGCCACTCCTACGCCGGTGCTGTCATCACCAACGCCGCCACCAAGATCCCTGACGTCAAGGCCCTCGTCTACGTCGCCGCGTTCGCCCCCGACAAGGGCGAGGCCCTCGGTGGCCTCCTGGAGCAGCACCACGACCCGGCGGTGCCCGCGCTGCCGCAGCAGACCTTCCAGTACACCCGGCCCGACGGCAGCACCGGCACCGACGTCACCCTGGACCCGAAGAAGTTCACCGCCGCGTTCGCCGCCGACGTCCCGGCCCGCACCGCCCGGTTCATGGCCGCAGCCCAGCGCCCCATCGCGGCGGAGGCATTCGGCGAGCCCGCCAAGAACGCCGCGTGGAAGACCATCCCCTCCTGGGCCCTGGTCGCCAAGCAGGACAAGGCCATCGCGCCGAGCCTGGAACGCTTCATGGCCAAGCGCGCGGGCGCCCGCACCACCGAGGTCAACAGCTCCCACGCCGTGATGGTCAGCCACCCCGGCACCGTCACCGAGATCATCAAGCGCGCCTACCGCGCCACCCGCTGA
- a CDS encoding alpha/beta hydrolase family protein: MTAASTPLTFTGAHGDPLAARLELPPDRPRAYAVFAHCFACGKDSHAASRISKALTSYGIAVLRFDFTGLGQSGGDFADTTFSSNMEDLVRAADHLREHHRAPTVLIGHSLGGTAALAAAHRVPEVQAVATIGAPAAPVHVTRLFGDYRTQLAERGRAEAHLSGRTVRVSSDFVEDLLQQPQDQRVRSLDAALLVMHSPSDQVVAVDNARQIFDTARHPKSYIALPDADHLLTDRADADYAAAVLAAWAHRYTDTPAAVARP, encoded by the coding sequence GTGACCGCGGCCAGCACACCTCTCACCTTCACCGGCGCGCACGGCGACCCGCTCGCGGCGCGCCTGGAACTCCCACCGGACCGGCCCCGCGCGTACGCGGTGTTCGCACACTGCTTCGCCTGCGGCAAGGACAGCCACGCCGCCAGCCGGATCTCCAAAGCACTGACCTCGTACGGAATCGCGGTGCTCCGCTTCGACTTCACCGGGCTGGGACAGTCCGGCGGTGACTTCGCCGACACCACCTTCAGCTCCAACATGGAGGACCTCGTGCGCGCCGCCGACCACCTGCGCGAGCACCACCGCGCGCCGACCGTCCTGATCGGCCACTCCCTCGGCGGCACCGCCGCGCTCGCCGCCGCCCACCGCGTTCCCGAGGTGCAAGCGGTGGCGACGATCGGAGCCCCCGCCGCCCCTGTGCACGTCACCCGCCTCTTCGGCGACTACCGCACCCAGCTCGCCGAGCGCGGCCGGGCCGAGGCACACCTGTCCGGTCGCACGGTCCGCGTCAGCAGCGACTTCGTCGAAGACCTCCTCCAACAGCCGCAGGACCAGCGCGTCCGATCCCTCGACGCAGCCCTGCTCGTCATGCACTCCCCGTCCGACCAAGTCGTCGCCGTCGACAACGCACGGCAGATCTTCGACACCGCCCGCCACCCCAAGTCCTACATCGCCCTCCCGGACGCGGACCACCTGCTCACAGACCGCGCCGACGCCGACTACGCCGCCGCGGTCCTTGCCGCCTGGGCCCACCGCTACACCGATACTCCCGCCGCTGTGGCTCGCCCCTGA
- a CDS encoding TetR/AcrR family transcriptional regulator: MRSRRNETAGGRRRQHSGRDGQRTVASASGQPQIPHRGGRPRDPAVEEAILAAARHRLAADGYARMTLGGIAADAGVSRPTLYRRWPGKYELTVDTLHYGLSRRHESRLPLDLDTMTPLEAFAEAVRRLDPCDVDPCAMALHGTFMAEAEREPDLFALVREQGSKPRCEEFLRTLRRLQGTGAVRADADLDAAVTLCHGSYFGGYLRTGRHTPHDLADRIVALLWPALRTNVLAEPRPAGGGPGHG, encoded by the coding sequence TTGAGGAGCCGCAGGAACGAGACGGCGGGCGGCCGCAGGCGACAGCATTCCGGCCGGGACGGACAGCGCACGGTCGCCTCCGCCTCCGGGCAGCCGCAGATCCCGCATCGCGGCGGCAGGCCCCGCGACCCGGCCGTCGAGGAGGCGATTCTCGCCGCTGCCCGCCACCGGCTCGCCGCCGATGGCTACGCGCGGATGACGCTCGGCGGCATCGCCGCCGACGCCGGGGTCAGCCGTCCCACGCTCTACCGCCGCTGGCCGGGCAAGTACGAACTCACCGTCGATACGCTCCACTACGGCCTGAGCCGCCGGCACGAGAGCCGCCTGCCGCTGGACCTCGACACGATGACCCCGCTGGAGGCGTTCGCCGAAGCCGTACGCCGCCTCGATCCGTGTGACGTCGACCCGTGTGCCATGGCACTGCACGGCACCTTCATGGCCGAGGCCGAACGCGAGCCGGACTTGTTCGCCCTGGTCCGCGAGCAGGGCAGCAAGCCGCGCTGCGAGGAGTTCCTGCGCACCCTGCGCCGCCTGCAGGGCACCGGAGCCGTCCGTGCCGACGCCGACCTCGACGCCGCCGTCACCCTCTGCCACGGCAGTTACTTCGGCGGCTACCTGCGTACCGGCCGGCACACGCCGCACGACCTGGCCGACCGCATCGTCGCTCTCCTGTGGCCCGCCCTGCGTACGAACGTCCTGGCGGAGCCGCGCCCGGCTGGTGGCGGACCTGGCCACGGGTGA
- a CDS encoding FAD-dependent monooxygenase, with protein sequence MAELRILIVGAGIAGLSLARALEARGMSADVVERDGELRSAGAGLYLPANAVRVLNRLGLGEQLAGRARPVTRQRMLDHRGRILAQIPLSRIWGEVGDCRAISRSELHALLCSSLVATPIRLATAVTGISTEGTVTFAGGEQQTYDLVVGADGVNSAVRRTVFSLAAPRFLGQVCWRFIAEQTSGNAGSTDWTVRLGSRGRTFLTVPLTHDLVYCYADINSAYPVPPAGDWRTLFADFAGPVRSLLEQAEGAYFAPLTEIVDVTDWVRPHVVLIGDAAHACSPSMAQGGAMALEDALVLADLLSTASPESLSTALAAYQARRRDRIEWVIEQNHRRDRTRNLPSPVRNLTLRFGAERLVRANHAPLHGAP encoded by the coding sequence ATGGCAGAACTTCGCATACTCATCGTCGGTGCCGGGATCGCGGGCCTGTCCCTGGCCCGGGCCCTGGAAGCCCGGGGCATGAGCGCCGACGTGGTGGAGCGTGACGGCGAACTGCGCTCCGCGGGAGCCGGGCTGTATCTACCTGCCAACGCGGTGCGCGTGCTGAACCGGCTGGGCCTGGGTGAACAGCTCGCCGGGCGGGCACGCCCAGTGACGCGGCAGCGGATGCTCGACCACCGCGGCCGCATCCTGGCGCAGATCCCCCTGTCCAGGATCTGGGGCGAGGTCGGCGACTGCCGTGCGATCAGCCGCAGTGAACTGCACGCCCTGCTGTGTTCCTCGCTCGTCGCCACGCCGATACGGCTCGCCACCGCCGTGACCGGCATCAGCACCGAGGGCACCGTCACCTTCGCAGGCGGAGAACAGCAGACGTACGATCTCGTCGTCGGCGCCGACGGGGTCAACTCCGCCGTGCGCCGCACCGTGTTCTCCCTTGCTGCGCCGCGCTTCTTGGGGCAGGTCTGCTGGAGGTTCATCGCCGAGCAGACGTCGGGCAACGCCGGGAGCACCGATTGGACCGTGCGATTGGGCAGCAGGGGCCGTACCTTCTTGACCGTCCCCCTGACCCATGACCTGGTCTACTGCTACGCCGACATCAACAGCGCATATCCCGTGCCACCGGCCGGTGACTGGCGGACCCTCTTCGCTGACTTCGCCGGTCCGGTCCGCTCCTTGCTGGAACAAGCGGAAGGCGCGTACTTCGCACCGCTTACCGAGATCGTCGACGTCACGGACTGGGTACGTCCGCACGTGGTGCTTATCGGTGATGCGGCGCACGCCTGCTCACCCAGCATGGCCCAGGGCGGAGCGATGGCCCTCGAGGACGCCCTCGTGCTGGCGGACCTGCTCAGCACGGCGAGCCCCGAGTCCCTCAGCACGGCTCTGGCCGCCTACCAAGCACGGCGCAGGGACCGCATCGAGTGGGTCATCGAACAGAACCACCGCCGCGACAGGACCCGCAACTTGCCCTCGCCCGTGCGCAACCTCACCCTCCGCTTCGGCGCGGAACGCCTTGTGCGAGCCAACCACGCTCCTCTGCACGGCGCGCCATAG